The Archocentrus centrarchus isolate MPI-CPG fArcCen1 chromosome 7, fArcCen1, whole genome shotgun sequence genome window below encodes:
- the pou6f1 gene encoding POU domain, class 6, transcription factor 1: MNSQDLPAKDAPLTVNEQVIVMSGHETIRVLEVEVDASLPSSAADGKSECKADEGVAEANEQPDASSSQDSPTVPQSTGGGVVLGEQQVVSVEPPAPAIQTLTPAVPISVSLPQHQAAMPITVQGCPQVLTQEGLATLMTGMMAQTGSLGQPLLIPLSMPGSIGGQGGLAVLTLPTTNVTTLPGLAAANPAGNLLKLPFAGFQAATVLNSVQPQLQANAQAVFQSQSAPIQQVQAAMQQVTPQASQVANAQITVAQVATAQATPATTTVSPSNISVAALQTAGLSINPAIINAASLGAQPQFLSSLTSTPIINSAMSSMAGITSQIITNAQGQVIGTLPLLVNPASLAGGAATPTLPLQGLQGLQGLQGLQGLQGLQGLQGLQGLQVQTVAPQLLLNTQGQIIATVGNGPAAVATSAAVLPKAAAPPTLTKPSTQTSATTVTQSPVVIAPQPAVLKTATTLSSAVPITCGDTAKVGQLVSKPQQAVSTEEGINLEEIREFAKNFKIRRLSLGLTQTQVGQALTATEGPAYSQSAICRFEKLDITPKSAQKLKPVLEKWLAEAEHWNQKGQQNLMEFVGGEPSKKRKRRTSFTPQAIEVLNSYFEKNALPTGQEITEIARELNYDREVVRVWFCNRRQTLKNTSKINVFQVQ, encoded by the exons ATGAACTCCCAGGATCTGCCTGCCAAAGATGCCCCACTTACTGTCAACGAGCAG GTCATTGTGATGTCTGGCCATGAGACTATTCGCGTGCTAGAAGTAGAAGTCGATGCATCTTTGCCATCATCAGCAGCTGATGGGAAGAGTGAATGCAAAGCTGATGAGGGAGTGGCTGAAGCTAATGAGCAACCTGATGCCAGCAGCAGCCAGGACAGTCCCACAGTGCCCCAGAGCACAGGGGGTGGTGTAG TGCTGGGTGAGCAGCAGGTGGTGTCTGTGGAGCCTCCAGCTCCTGCTATCCAAACGCTGACCCCTGCTGTCCCCAtcagtgtgtctctgccccAGCACCAGGCCGCCATGCCCATCACTGTGCAAGGCTGTCCAcag gTGCTGACCCAGGAAGGTCTGGCGACTCTAATGACGGGTATGATGGCCCAGACCGGGTCACTGGGTCAACCGCTACTCATCCCTCTCAGTATGCCGGGCTCCATCGGTGGCCAGGGAGGTTTGGCTGTTCTCACCCTTCCTACCACCAATGTAACGACTCTCCCTGGTCTCGCAGCGGCTAACCCAGCTGGAAATCTCCTCAAACTGCCCTTTGCCGGCTTTCAAG CTGCAACAGTCCTCAACTCGGTCCAGCCTCAGCTGCAAGCCAATGCACAGGCAGTgttccagtctcagtcagctcccatTCAGCAAGTGCAAGCGGCCATGCAGCAGGTGACACCTCAGGCATCGCAGGTAGCCAATGCACAGATTACTGTTGCTCAGGTGGCAACAGCCCAGGCGACCCCCGCCACTACCACCGTTTCTCCGTCCAACATATCTGTGGCAGCACTTCAGACTGCAGGACTCTCCATCAACCCCGCTATT ATCAATGCCGCTTCCTTGGGAGCGCAGCCGCAGTTCCTCAGTTCCCTTACGTCCACTCCCATCATCAACAGTGCCATGTCCAGCATGGCTGGAATCACCAGTCAGATCATCACAAATGCCCAGGGACAG GTCATAGGGACCCTCCCATTGTTGGTGAACCCAGCCTCTCTGGCTGGAGGTGCTGCAACTCCCACGCTCCCGCTGCAGGGGCTGCAGGGGCTCCAGGGGCTCCAGGGGCTGCAGGGGCTCCAGGGGCTCCAGGGGCTCCAGGGGCTGCAGGGGCTCCAGGTCCAGACTGTGGCACCACAGCTGCTTCTTAACACACAGGGACAAATCATTGCCACTGTAGGGAATGGCCCTGCTGCAGTTGCAACTTCTGCAGCCGTTCTGCCtaaagctgctgctcctccaacaCTTACCAAACCTAGCACACAG ACTTCAGCAACAACTGTCACTCAGTCACCAGTTGTCATTGCCCCACAGCCAGCTGTACTGAAGACTGCCACCACGCTCTCCTCCGCAGTTCCCATCACCtgtggagacacagcaaaagtGGGCCAGCTTGTCAGCA AACCTCAGCAGGCAGTCAGCACAGAGGAGGGCATTAATCTGGAGGAAATTCGAGAGTTTGCCAAGAATTTCAAGATCCGTCGGCTGTCCTTGGGGCTTACTCAGACGCAAGTAGGGCAGGCTCTCACTGCAACTGAGGGTCCAGCCTACAGCCAGTCTGCCATTTGCAG GTTTGAAAAGCTGGACATCACCCCTAAGAGTGCTCAGAAGTTGAAACCGGTGTTGGAAAAATGGCTGGCCGAAGCCGAGCACTGGAACCAGAAAGGCCAGCAGAATCTGATGGAGTTCGTTGGTGGTGAACCTTCCAAAAAACGAAAGAGGCGTACGAGTTTCACACCACAGGCAATAGAAGTCCTCAACTCCTACTTTGAGAAGAATGCTCTGCCAACAGGCCAGGAGATTACAGAGATTGCAAGAGAGCTAAACTATGACCGAGAGGTTGTGCGAGTATGGTTCTGCAACCGGCGACAGACATTGAAAAACACAAGCAAGATCAACGTCTTCCAGGTTCAGTAG